From Cannabis sativa cultivar Pink pepper isolate KNU-18-1 chromosome 8, ASM2916894v1, whole genome shotgun sequence, a single genomic window includes:
- the LOC133030152 gene encoding photosynthetic NDH subunit of lumenal location 2, chloroplastic-like produces the protein MSSFFIRNTTSTALLGGAPLHHHQPKIPPIRASSENKTTCRRSIVTTFLAASLGMGLSSAATTPMAVAQNWGTRSFIKERFFEPGLSPEDAVARIRQTAEGLRSIREMLENMSWRYVLFYIRLKTAYLNQDLKNAMTILPEARLKDYVKAANELVDNMSELDHFVRTPKIYESYLYYEKTLKSIDDVVALL, from the exons aTGAGTAGCTTTTTCATCCGCAACACCACCTCTACCGCCCTCCTCGGCGGCGCCCCACTACATCATCACCAGCCTAAAATCCCACCGATCCGGGCCAGCTCAGAAaacaaaacgacatgtcgtcgAAGCATCGTGACCACATTCTTAGCAGCGTCGTTGGGCATGGGACTGAGTTCCGCGGCTACGACACCAATGGCAGTGGCCCAAAATTGGGGGACCCGTTCGTTCATTAAGGAACGATTCTTCGAGCCCGGGTTGTCTCCGGAGGACGCGGTGGCTAGAATCAGACAGACGGCGGAGGGGCTCCGGAGCATAAGGGAGATGCTGGAGAACATGTCGTGGAGGTATGTTCTGTTCTACATTCGGCTTAAAACGGCGTATCTTAATCAGGATCTCAAGAACGCCATGACTATTTTGCCCGAAGCTCGCCTCAAGGATTATGTCAAGGCCGCTAATGAATTGGTTGATAACATGTCCGAG CTGGACCATTTCGTACGGACGCCAAAGATTTATGAGTCATACCTTTACTACGAGAAGACCTTGAAATCAATAGACGATGTTGTGGCATTACTATAG
- the LOC133030153 gene encoding casparian strip membrane protein 1-like, with protein sequence MKAAQVVDQEVQTGKVSIESTTRRSVSRGLSILDFILRVLAALGTLASAIAMGTTKQTLPFVTRFVRFKAVYKDLPTFTFFVIANSIAFGYLLLSLTISFLHIVKYKAINSRIVLIVFDLVIMGVLMGGASAATAIVSLAHDGNTIANWFPICRQFNSFCQRVSGSLIGSYLAIVLFIILIILSSLVISRR encoded by the exons ATGAAGGCAGCTCAAGTAGTTGATCAAGAAGTGCAAACCGGCAAGGTGTCAATAGAGTCAACCACGAGGCGAAGTGTAAGCCGGGGGCTATCAATACTAGATTTCATTCTGAGAGTACTTGCAGCCCTTGGAACCCTAGCAAGTGCCATTGCCATGGGAACCACCAAACAAACACTTCCTTTTGTTACTCGCTTCGTTCGATTCAAGGCCGTTTATAAAGACCTTCCCACATTTAC GTTTTTTGTGATTGCGAATTCTATTGCGTTCGGATATCTTCTTCTCTCACTCACTATCTCTTTCCTACACATCGTCAAATATAAAGCCATAAATAGTAGAATCGTCTTGATTGTATTCGACTTG GTAATAATGGGTGTATTAATGGGTGGAGCTTCAGCTGCGACAGCTATAGTGAGCTTAGCACACGATGGGAACACAATTGCTAACTGGTTTCCGATTTGCAGACAATTCAATAGCTTCTGTCAACGCGTTTCGGGTTCTCTCATTGGTTCTTACCTTGCCATAGTTCTCTTCATCATCCTAATCATCTTGTCTTCACTTGTCATCTCTCGACGCTAG